The following DNA comes from Burkholderiales bacterium.
TTGCGGTCGCGCAAAGCAGTTGCAGAAAATTGAGGGCGGTGCGCTCGGCGGTGAGCAACGCGCGCGCTTTTCCTTTAATTTCACAAAGCGCTTGTCCCGCGTGAATGTTGTCGCCATCCTTCGCGGTCCAGCGGATTTTCACTTTGGGGTCTAGCTTCCGGAAACAAGCTTCGAACCAGGATGTTCCGCACAACACCGCTGCCTCGCGGGTAATGACCGTCGCCTTGGCGCGCGCGCCGGGGGAAATCAGTTTTGCGGTCAGATCGCCGCGCCCCAAGTCCTCCTCGAGAGCCGCTTTAACATTTTCCCGTATCGCAGATGCCAAGTTCGTGGTCATAGTCTGTCAGAATCATTCTAATCCATTGAAGAGACGCGAGCGGAAGTGAGCGGCCTAATGATCTTCCGAGGTTTTGAGGGAAGACGGGCGATACACGCAGGCAAACCAGATCCAAGCACCGCGGCGGGATTTGCCAACATGCCGAGGCTGGCATCTGCAGCGCGGTGAAGGCCAACCACTTCGGCGTGCGCTGTTGCTAATCGGACTTCCCCGCGATCCGCTCCAGCTCAGTGAGTTTGGTCACTGTCGCTTGCGGTGAGTAACCGAGTTCATCGGCAGATTTGCCAGCGCGATTGACCCAGAAAGTACGCAGGCCGAAAGAACTTGCTCCGCAGATGTCCCAGAAGTTGGAAGAAACAAAACCGATTTCACTTTTTCTTACTTTCAGTTTTTTGGGAGCGAGTGCGTATACTTTCGGGTCGGGTTTAAAAATTTTCAACTCGTCCACGCTGATGACCTTGTCAAAGGTTCGTGTCAGCCCGTTGTTTTTAACCAGCGCTTTGAGCATTTTCGGCGAGCCGTTGGAGAGTATCGCGAGCTTCAGGTGGGATAGCGCGGCCAGAGCTTCCCTTACTTCAGGATACGGCTCAAGGTGCAGGTACGCCTGCATCAGCCGCTTGCGCGATTCAGTCGGGCAATCGAGTTGCAATGTTATACAGGCGAACTTGAGCGCAGCTTCGGTGATTTTTTCGAAATCCTGATAGCGCCGCATCAGGCTTTTGAGCCAGGAGTATTCGAGCTGCTTGGCGCGCCAGATTTGACTTAACTCTGCTCCTCGGCCCGGAAACAGCTCATCGCAAAGTTGAATGACGGAATGCACATCGAACAGGGTCCCGTAGGCGTCAAATGCCAGCGCCTTGATTTGCGGCCCGCGCGTCATTCTTTAGGCCGCTGATCTTCCCGGGAAAAATATTCCGCTTCAAGCCACATAACATTGATGATGCCGAAGGCAAGCGCCACACCCACACCCAGAATCCACGCGAAGTACCACATTGACTAGCTCCTAGTAAGCCGTATGTTCATCATCGCGAATCGACTGCACCGTAATCTTTCCGCGCAGCACCGCGTATACCCAGGACGTATAAGCGAAAATTATTGGCAGAAAAATCACCACCACCCAGAACATGATTTGCAAAGTGTGATGACTCGAGACCGCATCCCAGACCGTCAAACTGCTGTTCGGAGAACTCGAAGAGGGCATGATAAATGGAAACATCGCCAGACCCGCGGTCAAAATCACCGAAGCGACCGCTAAAGCGCTGAAAATGAAGGCGGTGGCCGCTCGGTTTGCCGCCGACAGCAACCAAGCGATAATCGCAGCGCCTACAGCAAGTATGGGTGCAACAACGCTCCACGGGTAGAGCGAGTAATTGTTAAGCCACGCACCGCGCGCTTTTACGACCATCTTGGCGAGCGGCGTTATAACTGAATTCGGCGACGGCATGGAAATGATTTTATAGCCCTCGGCGCCGGATACAATCCACAACCCCGCGAGCAGGAATGAAATGATGAGTACGATTGCCGATACTTTTACAGCCTGCTTGGCGCGCGCATTAATTTCACCCTCGGTGCGGT
Coding sequences within:
- the cydB gene encoding cytochrome d ubiquinol oxidase subunit II encodes the protein MIFDYVTLKFIWWLFIGVLLIGFAVMDGFDMGIGTLLPFLGKNEEERRVIINSVGATWEGNQVWFVTAGGAIFAAWPLVYAAAFSGFYIALILTLFALFFRPVGFDYRSKVHDPRWRHAWDWGLFAGGAVPALIFGVAFGNLLLGVPFQFDADLRVTYTGSFWALLNPFALLAGIVSVSMLSMHGAVYLQNRTEGEINARAKQAVKVSAIVLIISFLLAGLWIVSGAEGYKIISMPSPNSVITPLAKMVVKARGAWLNNYSLYPWSVVAPILAVGAAIIAWLLSAANRAATAFIFSALAVASVILTAGLAMFPFIMPSSSSPNSSLTVWDAVSSHHTLQIMFWVVVIFLPIIFAYTSWVYAVLRGKITVQSIRDDEHTAY
- a CDS encoding haloacid dehalogenase type II; the protein is MTRGPQIKALAFDAYGTLFDVHSVIQLCDELFPGRGAELSQIWRAKQLEYSWLKSLMRRYQDFEKITEAALKFACITLQLDCPTESRKRLMQAYLHLEPYPEVREALAALSHLKLAILSNGSPKMLKALVKNNGLTRTFDKVISVDELKIFKPDPKVYALAPKKLKVRKSEIGFVSSNFWDICGASSFGLRTFWVNRAGKSADELGYSPQATVTKLTELERIAGKSD
- the cydX gene encoding cytochrome bd-I oxidase subunit CydX, whose product is MWYFAWILGVGVALAFGIINVMWLEAEYFSREDQRPKE